A single Bacillus mesophilus DNA region contains:
- a CDS encoding acyl-CoA thioesterase, giving the protein MYKTIIRPRVSETDGAGHINNTTLPVWFEAGREEIFELFTPDHSFKNWRCVIINSNIDFVSQIYYGREVEVRTWVNKIGNTSFILYEELHQGDTLCAKSTAVYVNFNFENQSKEVIPNEIRVELEKHLYSNDEG; this is encoded by the coding sequence ATGTACAAAACAATCATTCGTCCTCGTGTATCCGAAACAGACGGCGCAGGACATATTAATAACACAACTTTACCGGTCTGGTTTGAGGCGGGAAGAGAAGAAATCTTTGAATTATTTACTCCCGATCATAGCTTCAAAAACTGGAGATGCGTAATTATTAATTCAAATATCGACTTTGTCAGCCAGATTTATTACGGGAGAGAAGTGGAAGTTCGGACTTGGGTGAATAAGATTGGAAATACTAGTTTTATTTTGTATGAGGAATTACATCAGGGAGACACACTTTGTGCAAAAAGCACAGCTGTTTATGTAAATTTTAATTTTGAGAACCAATCAAAAGAGGTTATTCCTAATGAGATTAGAGTAGAACTTGAGAAGCATTTATATAGTAATGATGAAGGCTAG